In the Augochlora pura isolate Apur16 chromosome 7, APUR_v2.2.1, whole genome shotgun sequence genome, GTCTCGCGCGATACTAGGGAAAATTATACACAAAACAAATTGTTACGACAGAAAATGCAAGTCTCCTCCCGTAGGATTAGCAAACGGTTACTCTCATCGTAATCGGCCAATTAGGTTAGTTAAACACGAACTTCCAAAActctactttcatttttagtaGCTGCTCTCAAATCATACAGTTTCAACTATTTCTCGGTTtgctatttcaatttaaacacTTTTCTTGTCATTTAGTTATTCGTCTTGCTCCGATAGTTTTTCGTCTTCCTTTCTCAATTTGATAAACACACTATGACCTAGATCAGGTACTATCTTTTCCATTGATACGAGCGCGAAGTAGTGGACGGCGCGCGCGTCACCACGATCAACAAATTCTGATGTTCAATCAGGCGCAAAATGATCTCCTGTAATTTCAGTTATAACAGGCCGAAGCTCTCCTGCTCGGACGTCTATTGCCATTTCGCAGTGCCAGAGAAACTGTTGAGCGCCGTGGACATGAAACAAGCCGATTACTGGTTCTGCATGATCGTTCTGACGTGCTTGTACTTCGTGTTGGACATTGGGGCGTTCGCGTTGTTGAAACTGAAACTGGAGAAACGGTTGTAAAACGGTCGAATATTAACTTAACGTGGGACACtgtgaaattcgattttctacGGTCGAGATACGCGTTGTGTTCAGCTTAAGTGCACATAGGACAGTATAAACGAATTCTATTGAAAGACTGACCTtccattcgaaatatttcgtgcaatgtaaaatgatataacttcGCCAAGACTGTTCGCCAAAAAAAGGAAGCAATTATCGTTGCATTTATTGCACTTTGTTAAAAATGcggatttatatatattatatatataaatatattatacagtgttACATTGTACGCGCATGATAAACACACGTGCCACGgttgatagaaaaattcttcttaTCTCGAGATAGCACGTTATCGCGAATCAATGACATTCTCCCGACGATGTGTCTCGTTTCATGCGATAAGAGGTGATTTTTCCGTTTTTGTACGAATCACGTTGATATTGATTActgcaagagagaaagagagggagagaaggttaatatattttagaaaataattaactgtaTCTTTTGTATTTGCATTGTCGTATTTAAAGGGAACATTAAATGAATTCAGATACACCCGCAAATTTCCATCCGACTTTTGCTAGCGTTTTACTAGacatttaatttctgtctCACTCTGTTTaacataaacaataatttcagaataaactgtttaaaataaacaattattttaaaaaatattagcgaGCCACGAAAGAACTAGAATCAGCGATCTACCGATCGAGTTTCTTGCGAGTCAAATCAAATCTTAAGCGATGGCGCACCGGTCTCAGTCACACCTCGCTGCAATCTGCACCACCTGTTTCCAACGTGCGCCGCTGGTTGTTATTCTACCTCCGATGGGGTCATTGCTCTGATGCGTGGGCAAGAGCGAAGAAAAATACAAGGACACGTGGAACACAACACTATTCTTTCTGAAAATCATATCATGCTTTATAGATCATTTCATAAAGAATAACATAcagcattattaattaagcGCATAGGGTTGTTCCCAGATCTCATTGCATGCTCATTAACCCTCGTAAACACATCCAAAGtgtaattttctttccttGCATTTTAtgaatagttttattataaaaaataaatatagatttcctataaaagatttataaattattataaaaagaataggTTTATTGTATAGAAAAGAAAAGCTAGAATATCCAGCGAGTGATGAATGGAATCCGCCGGCAAAGGTGGAGCGACCGACGAACACGTACTCGCATCCCGCGCGATTGCCGATTAGTATTGAGACTGCGAATCGAGCAGCTAATCGCGAATCAAGGTTGAATTACGAACGCAGTATAGCCGCGATATGCAGGGCACGAGAATTACGGCGgcaaaccggcgcggcggcaatCGGCAGTCGCCGGAGCGAGTTCATTCGCGTAGCATCAGCTATTACGTTTCTGATCGCGGTCCTATCGTGAACCGAGTGCACGCCGGTTAAAGTAATCGCCTTTCTCCGCGATCTATTTTGTCTTCGATCGTTATGATCCGAGCGCCGGTGATCGAATAACTCGCGAATCCGTAGACGCGCCGGAGCGTGGGCTATACGCCTGAAAAACTCCGCGTCAGCTGTAAACAATGATCCATTGTCGCGTGTGAAACGGTGAGTACGAGACTCGTGAATCTACTCGCCACGAATCTTGTCGCAATTACTCGCGCGGTTTAGCCGGTTTTGATCGTGACAGTTCGCGTCAGATCGCAACAGTGGTCGGTAGGTTGCGCGTTCAACAAGTCGTTCGGCGATTCTTTAAAGTTTCGTCTATAGCGAATTGATAACGATATCGAGACAGAGATTAATCTTTGGACGTGGTCGGCTCCGCGGAAACGCGCTGGAGATTTTGCGCTCGTCGGATATTTTAAGCGAAGCGTCCTGCAGCTGCGAAATTCTTTGCAAGATCGCGACAATCCGTTGTGCCGCGgcgtttaaatataaatgttacaacCGCGCGGTCGGAATACAGATTCAGTTCGGACCGAGGACTGTCATGTGGTTGCATAGCGTCAATGCAAAAACGCTACGCATTTGATGGCTTCGAAGTTCATGCTTTAATTGTCAAACGAAACACGTTTCGCGCTAgtgaatgatttttattgtgatCGATTGACGGACGAGATTAGTTCGCGATCGTGGTTCGTCGTAATCTAAGCTGCGATCgtaaagattatttattattgttctcaatattttagttactacttattactattttattgatCATTTAGTATCAGAAAAATAACTAAGAGTAAATAATAAGTGGTAACAGctactatataatacaaatattattgtactGTTGCGATTAGTTACGATTGCCGGTCCGTCGTTTACTTCTCCCCTCGGTGAACTTCGCACAGCGATGGTCCGATTTCTATTTGTGTTCTGagttttgcaaaaaaaaatatcgataaacGGTCAAtctaaaatacaataacaGTACGTGTTTTTACGGTAAGCTTTTTTCCTAGACGAgaacaaaagagaaatatatagcAGATATATATAGCATGTATGTATACACGTCGCAAATGAATACAGATACAGATACAGAAGTTGTTTGGCGTACGGTTAAGATTTTTTTGTCGTAACATGCAGAGAGGACTTCCAGTCCGAAATGATTTATATACGGATCGTAAATTTATGGTCCGCGATATCCGTGCAAATGTTTATACTAAACGTTATACGTAGATGCGATTTCCAGCGGTGCCCCGGAGTCACTGCGTGAATGAAAAGGGTCAATTGCGAAACTATAAATTGCCGGTTAGAAATAGTATTCGCGTGCCTGTCGCCCGGTATTCATATCATTTCGGATGCAAGAGAAAAGGTTGAAAGTTTCTAATCTCGCGGAACGCGCTATCCTTGCATTCAGTAACAATGGCTGTAACAATGAGGATTGTGACTCGtacactataataattttaataatttaaaccaCCGCCGGAACTGTTCTGTTTCCAGAGTTCTCGCGATTCGAACAAAGAACATACGTCGAGTAATATGATAGCACGTCCCTTAGCCGTTTATCTCGAACGACTGATGAATCAGCTTTCAATCGTGGCGACAGATCTAATTAGCTAGCGGTCGACCAACGGATACAAAGAAACGGGATGAAGCCGCGCAACAATAACGACAGGATCGGCGAGATGACGGTGAACGTAATCGAAGAGGAATGCACGATCGAGCTGAAGGACGACCAGAGTCTTTTTGATCCTGGGACACGGTCGTTCTCAAAAATGTTCGTAGAGTTCGACAATCTCTCTTACGAGGTCTGCTGCAAGAAAGGCAAGTGGTTCGCACGATATATGCACGATCATTATTTTGCCATCGCGCAGACAATAGGTGGGAAGAAAAATCGAGGGACGACTCTCTTCGGGACGACTTTATTCTTTTTGGATGAATAGGAACACgggagaataaaaatatgaatcagTAAACAAAGAAGAGAACGTTGCGATCTCTGATTGGTAGCTGAGTTTGGAATAAATTGTTCggaagaattattagaattgaaTTACGGCTGAATTGTTGATTTGACAAAAATAGAGAGATCCTTGCGGACAATTTTGATTACGGTGATCGTTcagtttatttcaatttatcttcgttcattaattattgcatttcgACGGCGTTCGACCGAAGCCTATTGAAGACGATTATGCACATTTATAATCGCATTGAACTATGATGTAACAATCGTCGGTTCCTCGTTACGCTTTGAACTGTTGACGTTTTACTCAGACGACTACATTTTTGCATCTAATACTTGCAAGCGTGCCGAATGCTTTTAGCGACGAATATTTTGCTGACAGATCGAAAAACGATTCGCTCGAATGCTTTCTCAGCAAATACATTgccttttattttaaaaaaactgtAAACATCTGACagggaatatttattttatatcctcGTTGCTGCATGGCGCCAGTGCGCCATTAACGcagattttattgcaaaaatggaAGGCTATGTTTTTACGAAACTCATGGAACGATGTTTGCAGGCAAGAAGCAAATTTTGAAGAACGTCACCGGCTGCTTTCGTCCAGGACGGCTCACTGCGATCATAGGACCGTCCGGCGCTGGGAAAACGACGTTGCTCGGCATCATATCATCCCTGAGATCGAACAACGTGAAAGGCTCCGTCTCCGTTAATGGACGCGAAAGGAATGCCGACACTTTCCGCAGGCAAACTTGTTTCTTGCCGCAAGAATTCGCGTTATTGCCGTTGCTCAGCGCACGAGAAACTCTGTATATTGCCGCCCGATTAAAAGTTCAAGGCATCCGCGATCATCGAGCTTTTCATTTGATCGTAAGTTCACCTTGCAGCGTCGAGTTAATTCAAATCTAATCGGCTCACGATGTACTTCGTTCTGACGCTGCGCACGGAACCGCGAGTGGACGTTCTTAATTCTCCTGGTTTCAAACATTTTAGCCGCTCGAAATTCCtctcattttttataatatatcgccgcgtttctctactataaattttgttcaattataaagagaaattataaacgaaaattgtaaatagaaatttgcaAAGAGCACTAGCGTTTCGAGTACTTCGCGTGAACGAAAAATGTCCACTTACACGACATTAGACAATGTCACACTCGGTTGTCCGTAAACCAAGACGCTTATGCGTATGCAATGCCCGGTGGCTAAGTAATAAAACAAGATGCAAATGTATGTTTGAACAGATCGAAGAAATAGCAGACAATCTGAATCTGTTGAATTGTTTGGACACGCTGGTGGAAAACCTGAGCGGTGGTGAACGCAAAAGGCTGTCGATAGGAATCGAAATGGTGACGAGACCGTCGCTGTTGTTGCTCGACGAACCAACCAGCGGCCTTGACAGCAGCTCCTCGTGGCAGGTCCTTACAGTGAATAATATAGATGTTGTGAAGTAAACCGCGAACGATAAGCTGAACGTGCaagttctatttttaaatgtcgAAACTCCATCTTACCGCCAGTCGAAGCTTTTTAACATGTCAGTGGTTGTCAATGCtatagcatttatttttattgcgatgTATAATGACGCAAATGCTGTAACATTCGAAATAAGCCACATTAGCAGACTTTAAATACCGTGTGGCATTcactttttgaaattgttacgcTTTTTAATGTGGGAGAACAAATTCTAATGAAATCGTTTTCCGCAGGTGATCAGCTTGCTGCATCGAATGGCAAGATTCGGATGTACCGTTGCTTGCACCGTCCACCAGCCCAGCAGTCGGATGATATCAAAGTTCGACGACCTTTTGGTCCTTCATGGGGGAAAGTCGTTCTACTGTGGCCCGTGCGACAATGTTCTGACCACTTACAGCAAAGCGGAATACGTCTGTCCGCAATTTTACAACATCGCCGAATTTGGTAATCTGCGAAGTCATAACACAATTGAGATAGAATCGCAACGCCGAGATTTTCGATAaacgaaatgaattataaagttactataaattattttaactgtaactaaataataattccactTGCACCGCCATAATTTTGATGCCCTCAACTAAATGCGACGAGTCCAACCGCTAAGGGTTGATTGTGTTATAGTTTTAGAGGTCGTGACCTCCGAGAGGGGTGGCAACTTGGACAGCTTGTACGAAATAAGCCACGAGACCTACGAGAAATGGAGAACATCGGTTGGACATCCCAGAATGAGTACTTGAAAGCAATTTGAATTATAAGGGGGTCTCATGTACCTAGGTGGGTCAAACATACCGATGTTCCGAAATCGAAATTCGCGTTGCTTTCCCGCGCAATTGGTGTATGAGACCTCTTCGAT is a window encoding:
- the LOC144472299 gene encoding ATP-binding cassette sub-family G member 4, yielding MKPRNNNDRIGEMTVNVIEEECTIELKDDQSLFDPGTRSFSKMFVEFDNLSYEVCCKKGKKQILKNVTGCFRPGRLTAIIGPSGAGKTTLLGIISSLRSNNVKGSVSVNGRERNADTFRRQTCFLPQEFALLPLLSARETLYIAARLKVQGIRDHRAFHLIIEEIADNLNLLNCLDTLVENLSGGERKRLSIGIEMVTRPSLLLLDEPTSGLDSSSSWQVISLLHRMARFGCTVACTVHQPSSRMISKFDDLLVLHGGKSFYCGPCDNVLTTYSKAEYVCPQFYNIAEFVLEVVTSERGGNLDSLYEISHETYEKWRTSVGHPRMNSDVADAPGIECAAYKSKSAMSQELKVLLMRGMICNRRDNTLTRLRFAAHIVVGLLLGAVFYDTGNEAGRVNSNIAYVFFVLLFLYFSSSMPAVLMFPIEAVVFLREYLNNWYRLRSYYIAKITSDLPLQILCPTVFIVIAYYMTGQPLECNRFFRIWLICILTTILGQSSGMLVGSAFDQQLGVFLIPAVNMPMILFAGFFLKFSEVAQFLQPLCVISFFRYAFEGILQALYDGERERLPCSKIYCPLRSPSNILEVMDMPTVPFYMTIIALCIWIVCLQVSTYLVLKWKAHKTQR